The Streptomyces tendae genome has a window encoding:
- the pepN gene encoding aminopeptidase N, which yields MARMSVLTRDEAQNRAQLIDVHRYTIALDLTAGDETFDSRTLIRFSARTDADTFVEIKPAELRTVTLDGQPLDPALLDDGRLPLKNLTAGEHELLVDARMDYSRTGEGMHRFTDPTDGETYVYTQLFLDDVQRVFAAFDQPDLKAVFDLTVTAPESWTVLANGVTEHTGGGVWKAAPTPLISTYLVAVAAGPWHSVRTEHRGLPFGLHCRRSLAPYLDADADELLDITRACFDRYHEKFEEPYPFDSYDQAFVPEFNAGAMENPGLVTFRDEFVYRSAVTDTERQTRAMVVAHEMAHMWFGDLVTLRWWDDIWLNESFAEYMGYQTLNEVTPASPGGQPPRWRGTDTWTDFGVSRKAWGYDADQRPSTHPVAPEHVEDTASALLNFDGISYAKGASALRQLVAWLGEKDFLVGINIHFERHRFGNAGLAEFIDSLAAATERDVHAWADAWLRTTGVDTLVPEVRGGDPGSWTLAVRNLGDARPAPADGTATERDGGRRPHRITVGVYDRDLHDAGRLALRERIDADVPADGTVSLDTGGTRPALVVLNDGDLTYAKIRFDSESLATLRTHLSGLPDPLTRAVVWNALRDAVRDGELPAADYLDIARAHLPHETDVALVQGVLAFASGHVADRYLSPARRPAALATLTDLCRDLIRRTEDGDHPGLRLVAVRHSIDAAAHPEPVAAWLTEGTVPGGPELDPELRWRVLARLATLGAVTETDIAEELRRDPSATGQEGAARCRAALPDPDAKARAWDAMFASDDLSNYLFTATAQGFWQPEQAELVRPYVARYFKDSVAVAARRGPAIAAAVGRWAFPAHAVDAETLKLGEKTLRKADPVPALRRQFTDQLDDLARALRVQEA from the coding sequence ATGGCACGCATGTCCGTACTGACGCGCGACGAAGCGCAGAACCGAGCACAGCTCATCGACGTCCACCGCTACACGATCGCTCTCGATCTGACCGCCGGGGACGAGACGTTCGACTCCCGCACCCTCATCAGGTTCAGCGCCCGCACCGACGCGGACACCTTCGTCGAGATCAAGCCCGCCGAGCTGCGCACCGTCACGCTCGACGGACAGCCCCTGGACCCCGCCCTCCTCGACGACGGCCGGCTCCCGCTGAAGAACCTCACCGCCGGCGAGCACGAGCTGCTGGTCGACGCGCGCATGGACTACTCCCGCACCGGCGAGGGCATGCACCGCTTCACCGACCCCACCGACGGCGAGACCTACGTCTACACCCAGCTCTTCCTGGACGACGTGCAGCGCGTCTTCGCCGCCTTCGACCAGCCCGACCTCAAGGCCGTCTTCGACCTCACCGTCACCGCGCCCGAGAGCTGGACGGTCCTCGCCAACGGCGTCACCGAACACACCGGCGGCGGCGTATGGAAGGCCGCCCCCACCCCGCTGATCTCCACCTACCTCGTGGCCGTGGCCGCCGGCCCCTGGCACTCCGTGCGGACCGAGCACCGGGGCCTGCCCTTCGGCCTGCACTGCCGCCGCTCCCTGGCCCCGTACCTGGACGCGGACGCCGACGAACTGCTCGACATCACCCGCGCCTGCTTCGACCGCTACCACGAGAAGTTCGAGGAGCCGTACCCCTTCGACTCCTACGACCAGGCCTTCGTCCCCGAGTTCAACGCGGGCGCCATGGAGAACCCCGGACTGGTCACCTTCCGGGACGAGTTCGTCTACCGCTCCGCCGTCACCGACACCGAGCGGCAGACCCGCGCCATGGTCGTCGCCCACGAGATGGCCCACATGTGGTTCGGCGACCTCGTCACCCTGCGCTGGTGGGACGACATCTGGCTCAACGAGTCCTTCGCCGAGTACATGGGCTACCAGACCCTCAACGAGGTCACCCCCGCGAGCCCCGGCGGACAGCCGCCCCGCTGGCGCGGCACCGACACCTGGACCGACTTCGGCGTCTCCCGCAAGGCCTGGGGCTACGACGCCGACCAGCGGCCCTCCACCCACCCCGTCGCCCCGGAGCACGTCGAGGACACCGCCTCCGCCCTGCTCAACTTCGACGGCATCTCCTACGCCAAGGGCGCCTCCGCGCTGCGCCAGCTCGTCGCCTGGCTCGGCGAGAAGGACTTCCTCGTCGGCATCAACATCCACTTCGAGCGCCACCGGTTCGGCAACGCCGGACTCGCCGAGTTCATCGACTCGCTGGCCGCCGCCACCGAACGCGACGTGCACGCCTGGGCCGACGCCTGGCTGCGCACCACCGGCGTCGACACCCTCGTCCCCGAGGTGCGCGGCGGCGACCCCGGCTCCTGGACCCTCGCCGTCCGCAACCTCGGCGACGCCCGCCCGGCGCCCGCCGACGGCACCGCCACCGAACGGGACGGCGGCAGGCGCCCGCACCGCATCACCGTCGGTGTCTACGACCGCGACCTGCACGACGCGGGACGCCTCGCCCTACGCGAGCGCATCGACGCCGACGTCCCCGCCGACGGGACCGTCTCCCTCGACACCGGCGGCACCCGCCCCGCCCTCGTCGTCCTCAACGACGGCGACCTCACCTACGCCAAGATCCGCTTCGACAGCGAGTCCCTGGCCACCCTGCGCACCCACCTGTCCGGCCTGCCGGACCCGCTCACCCGCGCCGTCGTGTGGAACGCGCTCCGGGACGCCGTACGCGACGGCGAGCTGCCCGCCGCCGACTACCTCGACATCGCCCGGGCCCACCTGCCCCACGAGACCGACGTCGCCCTCGTGCAGGGCGTCCTCGCCTTCGCCTCCGGACACGTCGCCGACCGCTACCTGAGCCCCGCCCGGCGCCCGGCCGCGCTCGCCACCCTCACCGACCTGTGCCGCGACCTCATCCGCCGCACCGAGGACGGCGACCACCCCGGCCTGCGCCTGGTCGCCGTGCGCCATTCCATTGACGCCGCCGCCCACCCGGAACCCGTCGCCGCCTGGCTCACCGAGGGCACCGTCCCCGGCGGCCCGGAACTCGACCCCGAACTGCGCTGGCGCGTCCTGGCCCGCCTCGCCACACTCGGCGCCGTCACCGAGACCGACATCGCCGAGGAACTGCGCCGCGACCCCAGCGCCACCGGCCAGGAAGGCGCCGCCCGCTGCCGGGCCGCACTGCCCGACCCGGACGCCAAGGCCCGCGCCTGGGACGCCATGTTCGCCTCCGACGACCTGTCCAACTACCTGTTCACCGCCACCGCCCAGGGCTTCTGGCAGCCCGAACAGGCCGAACTGGTCCGCCCCTACGTGGCGCGCTACTTCAAGGACTCCGTCGCCGTCGCCGCGCGCCGCGGACCCGCCATCGCCGCGGCCGTCGGACGCTGGGCCTTCCCCGCCCACGCCGTCGACGCCGAGACGTTGAAGCTGGGCGAGAAGACGCTGCGCAAGGCCGACCCCGTCCCCGCCCTGCGCCGCCAGTTCACCGACCAGCTCGACGACCTGGCCCGCGCCCTGCGCGTCCAGGAGGCGTGA
- a CDS encoding response regulator → MPPTARILLVDDHEDTLYALESALAPLGHLLGRATSGDEALKQLLRGNVGLLLLDVHMPGMGGLDVVRHMRRLEQTRHVPVVLLTGFARDRRLGAAAYRLGVADLVTTPVDPWALRTKVRHLYDAHQRRLALEAEIRALRARLDERGTPPARPAPSRPHAHVPPAQPPGAHTAELEEDRT, encoded by the coding sequence ATGCCGCCCACCGCCCGCATCCTCCTCGTGGACGACCACGAGGACACCCTGTACGCCCTGGAGAGCGCCCTGGCCCCGCTGGGCCACCTGCTGGGCCGGGCCACCAGCGGCGACGAGGCGCTCAAGCAGCTGCTGCGCGGGAACGTCGGCCTGCTCCTGCTCGACGTGCACATGCCCGGCATGGGCGGGCTCGACGTCGTGCGCCACATGCGCCGCCTGGAACAGACCCGGCACGTCCCCGTCGTCCTGCTCACCGGCTTCGCCCGCGACCGCCGCCTCGGCGCCGCCGCCTACCGCCTCGGCGTGGCCGACCTGGTCACCACACCCGTCGACCCCTGGGCCCTGCGCACCAAGGTGCGCCACCTGTACGACGCCCACCAGCGGCGGCTCGCCCTGGAGGCCGAGATACGCGCCCTGCGCGCCCGGCTCGACGAACGCGGCACCCCGCCCGCACGCCCCGCGCCGTCCCGTCCGCACGCGCACGTGCCGCCCGCACAGCCCCCGGGGGCGCACACCGCGGAGCTCGAGGAGGACCGGACATAG